A window from Candidatus Methylomirabilota bacterium encodes these proteins:
- a CDS encoding dihydrolipoamide acetyltransferase family protein codes for MAISKVVMPKLSEAMESGKIIKWLKREGDRVQGGDILAEVETDKADVEMEAFGAGVLRKILVPAGEKAPVGTLIAVIAEPADDISALLASAPTAVAAEAGAAGSASARNDTRSAPPAAPVPAAAPAAAPPRPTVVSPPAPTTPAVSVAVPAATGRVKASPLAKKIAAQSGVDLRLLQGSGPGGRIIRRDVEAASQRGPGPMPAVGVPAVEGPEYEDRPLTQIRAAIARQMPLSKAPVPHFYVTSEVAMDRAWALREELHALEGQPKISVNDLVVRACALTLLRHPGVNASFQGASIRVYHRAHIGIAVALEDGLITPVLRDCQAKSLAQIAVEARDLAERARTRKLRVSEISGATFSISNLGMFDVAEFSAIINPPEGAILAVGSVRRVPVVEDAGLGVGRRMMLTLSCDHRVMDGAMGARFLQDLKRLLEEPLRLLV; via the coding sequence ATGGCCATCTCCAAGGTCGTCATGCCGAAGCTCTCCGAGGCGATGGAGAGCGGCAAGATCATCAAGTGGCTGAAGCGCGAAGGGGACCGCGTCCAGGGGGGCGACATCCTCGCGGAGGTGGAGACCGACAAGGCCGACGTCGAGATGGAGGCGTTCGGCGCGGGCGTCCTCCGCAAGATCCTCGTCCCGGCCGGCGAGAAGGCGCCGGTGGGGACGCTGATCGCCGTCATCGCCGAGCCGGCCGACGACATCTCGGCGCTGCTCGCGTCAGCGCCGACCGCTGTCGCCGCGGAGGCCGGGGCGGCGGGGAGCGCTTCCGCTCGGAACGACACTCGCTCAGCGCCCCCCGCCGCCCCGGTCCCCGCCGCGGCACCGGCAGCCGCCCCGCCGCGGCCCACCGTGGTGTCGCCCCCGGCTCCGACGACGCCCGCAGTCAGCGTCGCGGTACCGGCAGCGACCGGGCGCGTGAAGGCGTCGCCGCTCGCGAAGAAGATCGCGGCCCAGTCGGGCGTGGACCTCCGGCTCCTCCAGGGGTCGGGCCCGGGCGGACGCATCATCCGCCGCGACGTCGAGGCCGCCTCGCAGCGCGGCCCGGGCCCGATGCCGGCCGTCGGCGTGCCGGCGGTCGAGGGCCCCGAGTACGAGGACCGGCCGCTCACGCAGATCCGGGCCGCGATCGCGCGGCAGATGCCCCTGTCGAAGGCCCCCGTGCCCCACTTCTACGTCACGAGCGAGGTCGCGATGGACCGGGCGTGGGCCCTCCGCGAGGAGCTCCACGCGCTCGAGGGCCAGCCAAAGATCTCGGTGAACGACCTCGTCGTCCGCGCGTGCGCCCTCACCCTGCTGCGGCACCCCGGCGTGAACGCCTCGTTCCAGGGCGCCTCGATCCGCGTCTACCACCGCGCCCACATCGGCATCGCGGTCGCGCTCGAGGACGGCCTCATCACGCCGGTCCTCCGCGACTGCCAGGCGAAGTCGCTCGCTCAGATCGCCGTCGAGGCGCGTGACCTCGCCGAGCGCGCGCGGACGCGCAAGCTGCGCGTGAGCGAGATCTCGGGCGCGACGTTCTCCATCTCGAACCTCGGGATGTTCGATGTCGCCGAGTTCTCGGCGATCATCAACCCGCCCGAGGGCGCGATCCTCGCCGTCGGCTCGGTGCGCCGCGTGCCCGTCGTCGAGGACGCGGGCCTGGGCGTCGGGCGTCGCATGATGCTGACGCTCTCCTGCGACCATCGCGTCATGGACGGCGCGATGGGCGCGCGCTTCCTCCAGGACCTCAAGCGGCTCCTCGAGGAGCCGCTGCGCCTCCTGGTCTAG